The Ranitomeya variabilis isolate aRanVar5 chromosome 7, aRanVar5.hap1, whole genome shotgun sequence genome includes a window with the following:
- the BCS1L gene encoding mitochondrial chaperone BCS1, with protein MPLSDFLAALKDNPYFGAGFGLVGVGTALALTRKGAQLGMVAFRRHYMITLEVPSKDKSYHWLLSWISHHAKRTQHLSVETSYLQHESGRISTKFDFVPSPGNHFIWYRNKWIRIERNREKQMIDLHTGTPWESVTFTAIGTNRDIFFNILQEARELALRQQEGKTIMYTALGAEWRPFGFPRRRRPLTSVVLEEGISDKIVQDVKGFIDNPKWYSDRGIPYRRGYLLYGPPGCGKSSFITALAGELEYSICLMSLSDNSLSDDRLNHLLSVAPQQSIILLEDVDAAFVSRDLAKQNPAAYQGFGRLTFSGLLNALDGVASTEARIVFMTTNHIDRLDPALIRPGRVDVKQFIGHCTRWQLAQMFQRFYPDQPSSAAEEFADSALRSLEQISAAQVQGHFMMHKNDPRAAIKNIPSLAL; from the exons ATGCCGCTATCGGATTTCCTGGCGGCGCTGAAGGATAACCCTTACTTTGGTGCTGGGTTCGGTCTGGTCGGTGTGGGCACAGCTTTGGCATTAACTCGTAAAGGCGCCCAGCTAGGAATGGTGGCCTTCAGGAGGCATTACATGATCACGCTGGAGGTCCCCAGTAAAGATAAGAGCTACCATTGGCTGCTGAGCTGGATCTCGCATCACGCAAAACGCACGCAACACTTGAGCGTGGAGACGTCGTATCTGCAGCACGAGAGCGGCCGGATCAGCACGAAGTTTGACTTTGTGCCCAGTCCCGGAAATCACTTCATTTG GTATCGAAATAAGTGGATTCGCATAGAGAGAAATCGTGAGAAACAGATGATTGACTTACACACAGGAACCCCCTGGGAATCTGTTACCTTTACTGCTATAGGGACCAATAGGGATATTTTCTTCAATATTCTACAAGAAG cTAGAGAACTTGCTCTTCGCCAGCAGGAGGGGAAGACGATCATGTACACCGCTCTGGGTGCTGAATGGCGACCTTTTGGTTTCCCAAGGCGCAGACGCCCCCTGACTTCTGTGGTGCTAGAAGAAGGGATTTCTGATAAGATTGTTCAGGATGTGAAAGGATTTATCGACAATCCCAAGTGGTACAGTGACCGAG GGATCCCGTACAGACGCGGATATCTCCTGTATGGGCCGCCAGGATGTGGGAAGAGCAGTTTTAT CACAGCCCTGGCCGGAGAGCTGGAGTATAGCATCTGCCTAATGAGCCTGAGTGACAACAGCCTCTCAGACGATCGCCTCAATCACCTCCTGAGCGTCGCTCCGCAGCAGAGCATCATCCTACTGGAGGACGTGGATGCTGCTTTTGTTAGTCGAGATCTGGCAAAGCAGA ATCCCGCTGCCTATCAGGGGTTCGGCCGGCTGACATTTAGCGGACTGCTGAACGCTCTGGACGGTGTCGCCTCCACTGAAGCTCGCATCGTGTTTATGACGACTAATCACATTGACAG gttggaCCCAGCGTTGATCCGACCAGGCCGGGTGGATGTCAAGCAGTTCATTGGACACTGCACCCGGTGGCAGCTCGCCCAGATGTTCCAGAGGTTTTACCCGGATCAGCCCAGCTCTGCCGCTGAGGAGTTTGCGGACTCGGCCCTTCGTTCCTTGGAGCAGATTAGTGCCGCCCAAGTGCAAGGCCATTTTATGATGCACAAAAATGACCCCCGGGCCGCCATCAAGAACATTCCCTCCCTGGCACTGTAA